A window of the Henckelia pumila isolate YLH828 chromosome 3, ASM3356847v2, whole genome shotgun sequence genome harbors these coding sequences:
- the LOC140893164 gene encoding uncharacterized protein produces MENYTEEADNLRQEKEEEEEEALSLCDLPMIHNSRKEKDEEKSTSINAPLRASENQEDFDFCCAWKESEMCAADEVFFQGQILTLRHSVSSEKGLCSISRSESMEYYSSRSSSMSSSHQSSSSGSSSAATHPKPHHKRPKPHPQNQFHSHPSPSPRLINNSSNNRNCTKKTSSALWNIFRPGLLVTAPPETFALQDLKTRRSSNNSKNFGSRNSTGSNSSNKKKKAGFLSGCMCTNDAVDTVINSNIKQIKKSASDCEGEIQAPKIEDENVNVKPQAAKKHLSHHRTFEWLNQLSVEGPADEA; encoded by the coding sequence ATGGAGAATTATACGGAGGAAGCTGATAATTTACgacaagaaaaagaagaagaggagGAAGAAGCCCTGTCTCTGTGTGATCTCCCAATGATTCATAACTCAAGAAAGGAGAAAGATGAGGAAAAAAGCACGAGTATTAATGCTCCACTAAGAGCAAGTGAAAACCAAGAAGATTTCGATTTTTGCTGTGCGTGGAAAGAATCGGAGATGTGCGCGGCGGACGAAGTGTTCTTCCAGGGACAAATTCTAACATTACGCCATTCAGTAAGCTCTGAGAAAGGATTGTGCTCAATTTCGAGGTCGGAATCCATGGAATACTATTCCAGCAGGAGCAGCAGTATGAGCAGCAGCCACCAGTCATCCAGCAGCGGCAGCTCCTCCGCCGCCACTCATCCGAAGCCCCACCACAAGCGACCGAAGCCTCATCCGCAAAACCAATTCCATTCCCACCCCAGCCCATCTCCCAGATTAATTAATAACTCTTCAAACAACCGGAACTGCACCAAGAAAACATCATCGGCCCTTTGGAACATTTTCCGACCAGGCTTATTAGTCACAGCTCCGCCCGAAACATTCGCATTGCAGGATCTCAAAACACGACGCTCCTCCAACAACAGCAAGAATTTCGGGAGCCGTAACAGCACGGGAAGCAACAGCAgcaacaagaagaagaaagctgGTTTTCTTAGTGGATGCATGTGTACAAATGATGCGGTTGATACGGTGATCAATTCTAAcatcaaacaaatcaaaaaGAGCGCCAGTGATTGTGAGGGTGAGATTCAAGCTCCTAAGATTGAAGATGAGAATGTGAATGTGAAACCGCAGGCGGCTAAAAAGCACTTGTCCCATCATCGAACGTTTGAATGGTTAAACCAGCTTTCCGTAGAAGGCCCAGCCGATGAAGCTTAA